In the Hordeum vulgare subsp. vulgare chromosome 7H, MorexV3_pseudomolecules_assembly, whole genome shotgun sequence genome, one interval contains:
- the LOC123412622 gene encoding WAT1-related protein At5g64700-like isoform X1 translates to MDIGAETEKEKAAAGWEWRTPASMVLVQLFITGMILLSKVSIGGGIFIFALLAYRSLFGAVFILPFALISERGKWKEMGWHAMGWIFFNAFIGYAVPMSLYCYGLRETTPSYAVIFVNLIPLATFILSLVFRMETLRIWSAIGSLKIAGVLFSVGGTMLISLYKGKVLHLWDPILKNHPKEQTAEGAGNQLRGTIFLVGSSFAFACWYLIQSKVHKVYPYKYWSSMATCLVGGFQTALVGIILNTEKNAWKLGWNIDLVTILYSGALATAGKYCLNSWAVAKRGPTYPPMFNPLSVVFTILLDSIFIGDEITVGSLLGTTMVLVGLYTFLWAKSKEVPEK, encoded by the exons ATGGACATCGGCGCggagacggagaaggagaaggcggcggcggggtgggagTGGAGGACGCCGGCGTCGATGGTGCTGGTGCAGCTGTTCATCACGGGAATGATCCTGCTGTCCAAGGTCTCCATCGGcggcggcatcttcatcttcgcgCTCCTCGCCTACCGCAGCCTCTTCGGCGCCGTCTTCATCCTCCCCTTCGCACTCATCTCCGAAAG GGGCAAGTGGAAGGAGATGGGTTGGCACGCCATGGGATGGATCTTTTTCAACGCCTTCATCGG GTACGCAGTGCCGATGAGCTTATACTGCTATGGTCTCCGTGAGACAACGCCATCTTATGCTGTCATCTTTGTGAACCTAATTCCACTGGCCACATTCATCCTCTCTCTGGTCTTCAG GATGGAGACGTTGCGAATCTGGAGTGCAATTGGATCACTGAAGATTGCAGGCGTTCTGTTCTCTGTTGGAGGCACGATGCTCATAAGCCTTTACAAGGGCAAGGTGTTGCATCTGTGGGATCCCATCCTAAAGAACCACCCCAAGGAACAAACAGCCGAGGGTGCAGGCAATCAACTAAGAGGGACAATATTCTTGGTAGGCAGCAGCTTTGCATTTGCTTGCTGGTACCTGATCCAG TCAAAGGTTCACAAGGTGTATCCATACAAGTATTGGTCATCCATGGCGACATGCTTGGTTGGAGGATTCCAAACAGCGCTAGTTGGAATAATATTGAATACAGAGAAGAATGCATGGAAGCTAGGATGGAATATTGACCTTGTGACCATCTTGTATTCG GGGGCACTTGCAACAGCAGGGAAATACTGCCTGAACTCATGGGCCGTTGCCAAGCGAGGCCCAACATATCCTCCCATGTTCAACCCACTATCTGTGGTATTCACAATTTTGCTGGACTCCATCTTCATAGGCGATGAAATTACAGTTGGAAg CCTGCTCGGTACAACAATGGTGCTTGTCGGGCTTTACACCTTCCTATGGGCAAAATCGAAAGAAGTACCCGAGAAATAG
- the LOC123412622 gene encoding WAT1-related protein At5g64700-like isoform X2, which produces MDIGAETEKEKAAAGWEWRTPASMVLVQLFITGMILLSKVSIGGGIFIFALLAYRSLFGAVFILPFALISERGKWKEMGWHAMGWIFFNAFIGYAVPMSLYCYGLRETTPSYAVIFVNLIPLATFILSLVFRMETLRIWSAIGSLKIAGVLFSVGGTMLISLYKGKVLHLWDPILKNHPKEQTAEGAGNQLRGTIFLSKVHKVYPYKYWSSMATCLVGGFQTALVGIILNTEKNAWKLGWNIDLVTILYSGALATAGKYCLNSWAVAKRGPTYPPMFNPLSVVFTILLDSIFIGDEITVGSLLGTTMVLVGLYTFLWAKSKEVPEK; this is translated from the exons ATGGACATCGGCGCggagacggagaaggagaaggcggcggcggggtgggagTGGAGGACGCCGGCGTCGATGGTGCTGGTGCAGCTGTTCATCACGGGAATGATCCTGCTGTCCAAGGTCTCCATCGGcggcggcatcttcatcttcgcgCTCCTCGCCTACCGCAGCCTCTTCGGCGCCGTCTTCATCCTCCCCTTCGCACTCATCTCCGAAAG GGGCAAGTGGAAGGAGATGGGTTGGCACGCCATGGGATGGATCTTTTTCAACGCCTTCATCGG GTACGCAGTGCCGATGAGCTTATACTGCTATGGTCTCCGTGAGACAACGCCATCTTATGCTGTCATCTTTGTGAACCTAATTCCACTGGCCACATTCATCCTCTCTCTGGTCTTCAG GATGGAGACGTTGCGAATCTGGAGTGCAATTGGATCACTGAAGATTGCAGGCGTTCTGTTCTCTGTTGGAGGCACGATGCTCATAAGCCTTTACAAGGGCAAGGTGTTGCATCTGTGGGATCCCATCCTAAAGAACCACCCCAAGGAACAAACAGCCGAGGGTGCAGGCAATCAACTAAGAGGGACAATATTCTTG TCAAAGGTTCACAAGGTGTATCCATACAAGTATTGGTCATCCATGGCGACATGCTTGGTTGGAGGATTCCAAACAGCGCTAGTTGGAATAATATTGAATACAGAGAAGAATGCATGGAAGCTAGGATGGAATATTGACCTTGTGACCATCTTGTATTCG GGGGCACTTGCAACAGCAGGGAAATACTGCCTGAACTCATGGGCCGTTGCCAAGCGAGGCCCAACATATCCTCCCATGTTCAACCCACTATCTGTGGTATTCACAATTTTGCTGGACTCCATCTTCATAGGCGATGAAATTACAGTTGGAAg CCTGCTCGGTACAACAATGGTGCTTGTCGGGCTTTACACCTTCCTATGGGCAAAATCGAAAGAAGTACCCGAGAAATAG